A stretch of the Salminus brasiliensis chromosome 19, fSalBra1.hap2, whole genome shotgun sequence genome encodes the following:
- the plp1a gene encoding proteolipid protein 1a isoform X2 yields the protein MGCYECCMRCLGGVPYISLVATLLCFSGIALFCGCGHQALTETERLIENYFARNLQDYITLAYLIEYFQYIIYGLATFFFLYCIALLAEGFYTTSAARQTFGEFRSTVCGRCLSTSFIVITYFLAVVWLLVFALSALPVYFFYNMATTCHTINVLSETPSSINQLCVDARQYGLLPWNAVPGKACGMTLSNVCKTREFFLTYDLYIAAFAGAGITLLALVHCPLHLATWQLLLKDHRRRVKEEKRQYTLYGHLIKGQSSDVCSPYAPNPSCPDEL from the exons ATGG GTTGCTACGAGTGCTGCATGCGTTGTCTGGGAGGGGTGCCCTACATCTCCCTGGTGGCCACTCTCCTCTGTTTCTCTGGCATTGCGCTGTTCTGTGGCTGCGGACACCAGGCACTGACCGAGACCGAGAGGCTAATTGAGAACTATTTTGCCCGCAACCTGCAAGACTACATCACCCTGGCCTACCT tATTGAGTATTTCCAGTACATAATCTATGGCCTGGCCACCTTCTTCTTCCTCTACTGCATTGCGCTGCTGGCTGAGGGCTTTTACACAACCAGTGCGGCGAGGCAGACGTTTGGGGAGTTCAGGAGCACAGTGTGCGGCCGCTGTCTCAGCACATCG TTCATTGTGATCACGTATTTCCTGGCTGTCGTTTGGCTCCTGGTGTTCGCCTTGTCAGCACTTCCCGTCTACTTCTTTTACAACATGGCCACCACCTGCCATACCATCAACGTCCTCTCTGAGACGCCCTCCAGCATCAACCAGCTGTGTGTCGATGCCAGGCAGTATG GTTTACTCCCATGGAACGCAGTGCCGGGGAAAGCTTGTGGGATGACCCTGTCCAACGTGTGCAAAACAAGGGAG TTTTTCCTGACCTATGATCTCTACATCGCCGCCTTCGCCGGAGCCGGGATCACGTTATTGGCTCTG GTTCACTGTCCTCTGCACCTAGCCACATGGCAGCTTCTGCTGAAAGACCACCGCCGCAGAGttaaagaggagaagagacaaTACACCCTGTACGGCCACCTCATAAAAGGCCAGAGCAGCGACGTCTGCTCCCCTTATGCTCCCAACCCCAGTTGCCCAGATGAGTTATGA
- the plp1a gene encoding proteolipid protein 1a isoform X1: MGCYECCMRCLGGVPYISLVATLLCFSGIALFCGCGHQALTETERLIENYFARNLQDYITLAYLIEYFQYIIYGLATFFFLYCIALLAEGFYTTSAARQTFGEFRSTVCGRCLSTSFIVITYFLAVVWLLVFALSALPVYFFYNMATTCHTINVLSETPSSINQLCVDARQYGLLPWNAVPGKACGMTLSNVCKTREFFLTYDLYIAAFAGAGITLLALLTYVVSTTYNFAVLRYLGRKGLAPRC; the protein is encoded by the exons ATGG GTTGCTACGAGTGCTGCATGCGTTGTCTGGGAGGGGTGCCCTACATCTCCCTGGTGGCCACTCTCCTCTGTTTCTCTGGCATTGCGCTGTTCTGTGGCTGCGGACACCAGGCACTGACCGAGACCGAGAGGCTAATTGAGAACTATTTTGCCCGCAACCTGCAAGACTACATCACCCTGGCCTACCT tATTGAGTATTTCCAGTACATAATCTATGGCCTGGCCACCTTCTTCTTCCTCTACTGCATTGCGCTGCTGGCTGAGGGCTTTTACACAACCAGTGCGGCGAGGCAGACGTTTGGGGAGTTCAGGAGCACAGTGTGCGGCCGCTGTCTCAGCACATCG TTCATTGTGATCACGTATTTCCTGGCTGTCGTTTGGCTCCTGGTGTTCGCCTTGTCAGCACTTCCCGTCTACTTCTTTTACAACATGGCCACCACCTGCCATACCATCAACGTCCTCTCTGAGACGCCCTCCAGCATCAACCAGCTGTGTGTCGATGCCAGGCAGTATG GTTTACTCCCATGGAACGCAGTGCCGGGGAAAGCTTGTGGGATGACCCTGTCCAACGTGTGCAAAACAAGGGAG TTTTTCCTGACCTATGATCTCTACATCGCCGCCTTCGCCGGAGCCGGGATCACGTTATTGGCTCTG cTCACTTATGTGGTCTCCACTACCTATAATTTTGCCGTGCTGCGCTATCTAGGGAGGAAAGGCTTAGCTCCACGGTGTTAG
- the rab9b gene encoding ras-related protein Rab-9B, with amino-acid sequence MSGKSLLLKVILLGDGGVGKSSLMNRYVTDRFDSQSFHTIGVEFLNRDLEVDGRLVTLQIWDTAGQERFKSLRTPFYRGADCCLLTFAVDDLQSFQNLGCWKKEFMYYSDVRDPERFPFVVLGNKVDKENREVGEDEARAWCEENGCCPYFETSAKDDTNVSAAFEAAVREVLASEDQIDHALLSSTIDLHGNRKAPRSSCC; translated from the coding sequence ATGAGTGGGAAGAGCCTCCTTCTGAAAGTGATCCTCCTGGGGGATGGTGGTGTGGGAAAGAGCTCGCTGATGAACCGCTATGTGACGGACCGCTTCGACTCACAGTCCTTCCACACCATTGGTGTGGAGTTCCTAAACCGTGACCTGGAGGTGGATGGGCGACTGGTCACACTGCAGATTTGGGACACGGCAGGCCAGGAGCGCTTCAAAAGCCTGCGCACACCCTTCTACCGTGGTGCTGACTGCTGCCTCCTCACATTCGCTGTGGATGACCTGCAAAGCTTTCAGAATCTGGGCTGCTGGAAGAAGGAGTTCATGTACTACTCGGATGTGCGTGACCCTGAGCGGTTCCCCTTTGTGGTGTTGGGAAACAAGGTGGACAAAGAAAACCGTGAGGTGGGCGAGGATGAGGCCCGGGCGTGGTGCGAGGAGAATGGCTGCTGCCCGTACTTTGAGACCAGTGCCAAGGATGACACCAACGTGAGCGCCGCCTTCGAAGCGGCTGTTAGGGAGGTGCTGGCCAGCGAGGACCAGATTGACCACGCCTTGCTGAGCAGCACCATTGACCTCCACGGCAATCGCAAGGCTCCCCGCTCTTCCTGCTGCTGA